In a genomic window of Rosa chinensis cultivar Old Blush unplaced genomic scaffold, RchiOBHm-V2 RchiOBHmChr0c11, whole genome shotgun sequence:
- the LOC121050884 gene encoding pentatricopeptide repeat-containing protein At5g61990, mitochondrial-like: MVIMAYAGNGKTKDAHKVYQQMIASSVTPTTYTYTVLICGFAKDFSDSSFVGYAKKYFLEMLDRGMKPQYQPYMYVMDAIAYREPVEEVKKFLEQIKAKGFIPEIDGFQYKDDHLTEALQEMKTYVDLVNKNITDKAVQKLFCESRTCPWIERSMEMHKALVEDGNGHEAIEFYQTIQQTAVEPLVQIHTSVMKAYLKLGKTKGALEAYLAMGRPQLLQATLTLL; the protein is encoded by the coding sequence ATGGTGATTATGGCCTATGCCGGCAATGGCAAGACCAAGGATGCTCACAAGGTCTACCAGCAGATGATAGCCTCCAGTGTCACCCCCACCACCTACACTTACACAGTACTCATCTGCGGATTTGCAAAAGACTTTTCGGATTCTAGTTTTGTTGGGTATGCCAAGAAGTATTTCCTTGAAATGTTGGATAGGGGGATGAAGCCCCAATATCAACCCTACATGTATGTTATGGACGCCATTGCCTACCGAGAGCCAGTGGAGGAGGTCAAGAAGTTCCTTGAGCAGATAAAAGCTAAGGGGTTCATCCCTGAAATCGATGGTTTTCAATACAAAGACGACCACCTCACAGAAGCACTGCAGGAAATGAAAACGTATGTTGATCTTGTCAACAAGAACATCACTGACAAGGCTGTTCAAAAATTGTTCTGCGAGTCACGCACCTGCCCCTGGATAGAACGGTCGATGGAGATGCACAAGGCTTTGGTAGAGGATGGAAATGGGCATGAGGCCATCGAGTTCTATCAAACCATTCAACAGACAGCCGTAGAGCCATTGGTCCAAATCCACACCTCTGTTATGAAAGCCTACCTCAAGTTGGGCAAGACCAAGGGTGCTCTGGAGGCGTATCTGGCCATGGGTCGCCCCCAACTCCTACAGGCTACACTTACACTGTTGTAA